The Henckelia pumila isolate YLH828 chromosome 2, ASM3356847v2, whole genome shotgun sequence genome includes a window with the following:
- the LOC140878875 gene encoding uncharacterized protein, with protein sequence MVKDVHRDFGVDLEYHKAWKGKELSMHDLHGTDKGCYDKLRWYCRAVRETNPGSVADCEIDVVTNKFKRLFLCFNACAVGFATGCRPMIFLDGTHIKNKYKGSILLEVAKDANDDLFTLAYAVVDAENDSNWEWFCFHLRGVLVLQHIMVFEKFTFFSDRHPGIIKAVKLLFSGSHHAYCLRHLVDNFVKQVLRSYPLHNKKHWSSVFKKAAYAPSQQEFTRHINNILESMPRASTFITSSDPQSWANALFPGRRLGVINNNIAECWNNWVKPARHLPIVSMVDHVRVQIMNMMHRRRETTSVMVQELSPKKEKALASTYIESKNLSINKSCGWKFEVVDGNKSFAVDLNEWTCSCKSWKINMLPCKHACAAIKSKSMSLYAFCDRYFHIEMYRQAYKGMINPIPTFDMYENNNDEGSVINAPDIRSQPGCRRTKRIPSQVETRVSNRKRREEGQLIVDLPARKHTRSSGGFVV encoded by the exons ATGGTGAAAGATGTACACAGAGATTTTGGAGTAGATTTAGAGTATCACAAGGCTTGGAAGGGCAAGGAATTATCTATGCATGATCTCCATGGCACAGATAAGGGGTGTTATGACAAATTGAGATGGTATTGCCGTGCAGTTAGAGAAACAAATCCTGGTAGTGTGGCAGATTGTGAGATTGATGTAGTAACCAATAAATTCAAACGGTTATTCCTTTGTTTTAATGCATGTGCAGTTGGTTTTGCTACTGGTTGTAGACCAATGATTTTTCTCGATGGAACTCATATTAAGAACAAATATAAAGGTAGTATCCTACTTGAAGTGGCAAAAGATGCCAATGATGATCTTTTTACATTGGCATACGCTGTAGTGGATGCTGAGAATGATTCGAATTGGGAATGGTTTTGTTTTCATTTGAGAGGTGTCCTTGTTTTGCAACATATCATGGTGTTTGAAAAGTTCACTTTTTTCTCAGATAGACATCCCGGTATTATCAAGGCTGTTAAGCTATTATTTTCGGGAAGTCACCATGCGTATTGTTTGAGGCACTTGGTGGATAATTTTGTGAAGCAG gTCTTGCGAAGTTATCCGCTGCACAACAAAAAACATTGGTCATCTGTGTTCAAGAAAGCTGCATATGCCCCTTCACAACAAGAATTTACACGCcacattaataatattttggaATCCATGCCTCGTGCTAGTACTTTTATCACAAGTTCTGATCCACAAAGTTGGGCAAATGCTTTGTTTCCTGGTAGGCGATTGggtgtaataaataataacattgCCGAATGTTGGAACAATTGGGTTAAACCAGCTCGTCATCTTCCAATTGTTTCTATGGTGGATCATGTACGTGTGCAAATCATGAACATGATGCACAGACGACGGGAAACAACATCGGTCATGGTTCAAGAATTAAGCCCGAAGAAGGAGAAGGCTCTAGCTAGCACATATATTGAATCCAAAAACTTGAGTATTAACAAATCATGTGGTTGGAAATTTGAGGTAGTTGATGGTAATAAATCATTTGCGGTTGATTTGAATGAATGGACTTGTTCATGCAAATCTTGGAAGATTAATATGCTTCCGTGCAAGCATGCTTGTGCAGCTATTAAATCAAAGTCAATGTCGTTATATGCCTTTTGTGATCGGTATTTCCATATTGAAATGTATCGTCAAGCATATAAAGGAATGATCAATCCCATACCGACATTTGACATGTATGAGAACAACAATGATGAAGGATCTGTAATCAATGCTCCGGATATACGAAGTCAACCAGGTTGTAGAAGGACTAAGAGGATTCCATCTCAAGTTGAAACACGTGTGTCAAA CAGAAAAAGGAGAGAGGAAGGGCAATTGATCGTGGATTTGCCTGCTAGGAAGCATACGCGTTCCAGTGGTGGATTTGTGGTTTAG
- the LOC140878876 gene encoding uncharacterized protein — MMKKSPKPKKSKNIKREKQKKSSIDPQDLKSKKASQRTIVEENVVDEGQNKRSTKLYCSRCSPTCFKDAMTELKPILGQKQWIRINETPFANWVDMPELAVSSRRVDFILNRFQIESCSLTVGDGIMILFAPEEFSIILGLHHIGQPVDLDLRMDSIFVARQFGGQVGKAKRATIYKKLISLAGSDDDLEVDDFVRLYILFIFNSIIFSTGNYFTPSFIFPYLDNLTTFFEYAWGDAAFRFIQREIRKTGSKTYFDGCTVGLMAWVYERMPSLGVRRSLEMFPRLFRWMDSKIPLNEEKAELLLKSIDSTKVLPIYPFPEEKKLDVLKVADGTTDVVRSEVVRKKVVVSNNRMCFELGYGSVRRLRKTKIVIEKEMMDVGAEFKLQSKNEVGFVTKEDDPIERNDGHENTETNEENENMKRDENFERNVEDDNIENSEGNVHIFRNEDEENIVKNEKEMIEAVGSSSEIGSSNDHDNYSDLNFVVQNVINKIKNDVGFDKNDGTVEERKSVSCVGTSKAEIMTSFQSSIVNTVRTRVDRKKKRKASIFVTPPSSSPRPKRKGQNGFEILFIIFILCIRLKEKCIVDVDENAKSPMKDDLHEFKGRTDYCGHKEASDEEKQILTYYLLMEELDVVIWEDESMMLDGRKFCHFVFGKPVDFEIINVYMRIMQAKSKEYGSEIYCVDTTVQREIFNRLKEYGSRRKLRSGDYGDFIASLTSATRERLKHLNEELFTRCKYIIFPLNDRWH, encoded by the exons ATGATGAAAAAGTCGCCTAAACCCAAGAAGTCGAAGAACATAAAAAGGGAAAAGCAGAAGAAGTCGAGCATTGATCCTCAAGATTTGAAATCGAAAAAAGCTTCACAAC GAACGATAGTGGAAGAGAACGTTGTTGATGAAGGACAAAACAAGAGAAGTACGAAACTGTACTGTAGTCGATGCTCACCCACTTGTTTTAAAGATGCGATGACAGAACTAAAACCAATTCTAGGACAAAAACAATGGATTAGGATAAATGAGACTCCTTTTGCTAATTGGGTTGACATGCCCGAACTCGCTGTTAGTAGTCGTAGAGTTGATTTCATATTGAATAGATTTCAGATTGAATCATGTTCTTTGACTGTGGGTGATGGTATTATGATTCTCTTTGCTCCAGAAGAGTTTTCTATTATTCTTGGATTGCATCATATTGGCCAGCCTGTAGACTTGGATTTAAGAATGGATTCTATATTTGTGGCTCGTCAATTTGGAGGTCAAGTTGGAAAAGCAAAGCGAGCGACAATATATAAAAAACTTATTTCTCTTGCAGGCAGTGATGATGACTTAgaagttgatgattttgttcggCTTTACATTTTGTTCATCTTCAACTCCATAATATTTTCCACCGGAAATTATTTTACCCCGAGTTTTATATTTCCTTACCTGGACAATCTTACCACATTCTTTGAATATGCTTGGGGAGATGCCGCGTTTCGATTTATTCAGAGAGAAATACGCAAAACTGGAAGTAAAACTTATTTCGATGGATGCACTGTTGGATTAATG GCTTGGGTGTACGAGAGAATGCCTTCTCTAGGTGTACGACGTAGTTTAGAAATGTTTCCTCGCTTGTTTCGGTGGATGGACAGCAAAATCCCATTGAACGAGGAAAAAGCTGAATTATTGCTGAAATCCATAGATTCAACGAAG GTCTTGCCGATATATCCTTTTCCCGAGGAGAAGAAATTGGAC GTGTTGAAAGTGGCTGACGGTACTACCGATGTAGTAAGATCAGAAGTTGTGAGAAAAAAAGTTGTTGTGAGTAATAATCGAATGTGTTTTGAATTAGGATATGGTAGTGTTAGGCGTCTTAGGAAGACAAAGATTGTGATTGAAAAAGAAATGATGGATGTTGGAGCAGAATTTAAATTGCAGAGCAAAAATGAGGTTGGATTTGTGACCAAAGAAGATGATCCTATTGAGAGAAATGATGGGCATGAGAATACTGAGACAAATGAGGAGAATGAGAATATGAAGAGAGAtgagaattttgagagaaaTGTTGAGGATGATAATATAGAGAACAGTGAAGGTAATGTGCATATTTTCAGAAACGAGGATGAAGAGAATATTGTAAAAAATGAGAAAGAAATGATTGAAGCTGTTGGAAGTTCATCTGAGATTGGATCGTCTAATGACCATGACAATTACAGTGATCTTAATTTTGTGGTGCAAAATGTTATAAACAAAATTAAGAATGATGTGGGATTTGATAAAAATGATGGAACAGTTGAGGAAAGGAAAAGTGTGAGTTGTGTTGGTACCAGTAAAGCAGAGATCATGACCAGCTTTCAATCGTCAATCGTGAATACAGTAAGAACAAGGGTTGACCGCAAGAAGAAAAGGAAAGCTTCGATCTTTGTGACGCCGCCCAGTTCATCGCCAAGACCTAAGAGAAAGGGTCAAAACGGGTTTGAAATTCTCttcatcatttttattttg TGTATTCGTTTGAAGGAAAAGTGCATTGTAGATGTTGATGAGAATGCTAAGAGTCCAATGAAAGATGATCTACATGAATTCAAAGGTAGGACCGATTACTGTGGACATAAGGAAGCAAGTGATGAAGAGAAACAAATTTTGACATACTATCTTTTGATGGAGGAATTGGA TGTTGTAATTTGGGAAGACGAAAGTATGATGTTAGATGGTCGAAAATTTTGCCACTTTGTCTTTGGCAAACCCGTTGATTTCGAAATCATAAATGTTTATATGCGAATTATGCAAGCAAAAAGTAAGGAATATGGATCTGAAATATATTGTGTGGACACAACGGTTCAG AGAGAAATTTTTAATAGACTAAAAGAATATGGGAGTAGACGTAAGTTGCGGAGCGgtgattatggagattttaTTGCAAGCTTGACATCTGCGACTAGGGAAAGATTGAAGCACTTAAACGAGGAGCTATTTACAAGATGCAAGTACATCATTTTTCCATTGAATGATAGGTGGCATTGA